One region of Citrus sinensis cultivar Valencia sweet orange chromosome 6, DVS_A1.0, whole genome shotgun sequence genomic DNA includes:
- the LOC102618155 gene encoding uncharacterized protein LOC102618155 produces MRKLKFHEKKLLKKVNFLEWKREGGHREAMILQRYHVTGRDDYKKYSSLCGMVQKLVNILKQMDPRDPFRIEMTDMLLEKLYNMGVIPSRKSLALCDHLSVSSFCRRRLATILVRLKFAEHLKEAVTYIEQGHIRVGPETVTDPAFLVTRNMEDFITWVDTSKIKRKVLEYNDKVDDYDAMN; encoded by the exons ATGAGGAAGCTAAAGTTCCATGAGAAGAAGTTGttaaaaaaagtcaattttttagaATGGAAAAGAGAAGGTGGCCACAGGGAAGCCATGATATTGCAGCGGTACCACGTCACCGGCCGCGACGATTACAAGAA gtattcAAGTTTGTGCGGGATGGTGCAGAAGCTGGTTAATATATTGAAGCAGATGGATCCAAGAGACCCTTTTCGTATTGAGATGACTGATATGCTTCTCGAGAAGCt ATATAACATGGGTGTAATACCAAGCAGGAAAAGCTTGGCTTTGTGTGATCATCTATCAGTTTCATCCTTCTGTAG ACGCAGGCTTGCCACCATTTTGGTGCGGTTGAAGTTTGCTGAGCACCTGAAAGAAGCTGTGACATATATTGAACAGGGACACATTCGAGTCGGACCGGAGACAGTTACAGACCCTGCATTCCTCGTGACCAGGAATATGGAAGACTTTATTACATGGGTAGATACATCCAAGATAAAGAGAAAGGTCTTGGAATACAATGATAAGGTGGATGATTATGATGCAATGAACTGA